ATCAGATGGCCGATCACCATCCATGAGCCCCTCCTGGGGTGGATCACGTTGCTGTGTTTGCCGATCCAGCCAAGCCCTGCCTCTTCCGCCCAGGCTTTGTCGAGAAGTGGCTCAGCATCCACGCAGACGCGCCAGCGACACTGAGGTCGAATGGTTTCTAGCCAGCGACCGACCCGTCGAAGTCGCTGATTCACAACCCTGTGATAATCCCTTCCCCAGGCGTAGCGGGCGACCGCTAAACGGTTGGGATGGCGCTCGGCAGCGACGTGATAGTTCAAGCCCACCGCCAGGATGCTTTGCGCCCCCTCCAAAAGGCTTGCTGCTGAAAGGCGACGCGGTGCCGCCATCCATTTCATGTCTGCTTGGTGGCCTGCTTCTAGCCAGCGCTGCAACGCTGCAGTCCGCATTTGCAAACGTTGGCTGCCTGGTAGTGAAGCGATGCCAACGGGGTCGAATCCCTCCTCCTCGGCCCGTTGTTTGAGGGCCAGGCTCAGCTCTGCAACGTTGGCTGGAACATTCAAAAACCTGACCTTAAAGTTGGGCACTCTTTTGGCATCGTGCCGTGTCAGCTCCCTCCCAAGACTCTTCTTTGCGTGCCGCGCCCTTGTTGCGTTGGTTGGGAATCACCTTGGTGCTTCTGCTCGCATTACAGATCGGAGTGGTGCTCAGTGCAGCTGACTGGAGTGATGGGGTTTTTCAACAGCTTTTGATCGAACGGCTTGTGAGCCAGGCTCCGATGGGATTTGTCGGTTTGCTGTTGATGCTGATTGGGTCCCGTCTGGATCACCCGCAACAGCTCCGCACGCCGATTCGCTGGGTCGTTTGCATTATTTCCGCAGTTCTCGCCGTGGTCATGATCGCGGTGATTCCGCTTGGAATTACAGGGAATCAATCCCTGATGGGAGAGGCCGATCAGACCCTTGAGCAAAGGCGCGGTCAGCTCGAGATGGCCCGTCAACAGTCGGCGAATCCAGAGAACGTGAAGGTTCTCGGCGAGCAGTTGGCTCAGGCAGGTCAGCTTCCAGCTGATGCCACAGAGGAGGACAAGATTCAGGCTGCTGAGACATTCATAGACAAACAGCTCTCACAGATGACTGAGCAGATTCAGCAGGCGGAACGCCAACGTGATCTCACGATGAATCAGCGTTTCTTCGGCGGCACCATCAGTGCTGTTGTGTTGGCAGTGGCGCTGGTCTTGCTCGCTCTCGGCGCAGTCCTCTGACCACTGGTTAGGTTGGTGTGACTCGTTGGCTCCAGGCCCCCGGCGTTCCTTGGTTCAGTCCAATCCAAGACCTGACCTGCCGCTAAGCGCCAGGCTTCAGAATGATCTCAAGAACGATCTGATTGCGGGTCTTCTGGTGGTCATTCCGCTTGCCACCACAATTTGGCTTTCCACGATTGTCAGCAAATTTGTGCTGGCGTTCGTCACATCAATTCCCAAACAGTTCAATCCATTCATCAATCTCAATCCTCTGCTCCAGGATTTGATCAACCTGGCGCTTGGTCTAACGGTTCCCTTGATGGGAATCCTCTTGATTGGGTTGATGGCGAGAAACATTGTTGGTCGATGGTTGCTGGAATTCGGAGAAGGAACGCTGCAGCGCATTCCTCTCGCCGGTTCCGTTTACAAAACGCTCAAGCAGCTGCTGGAAACGTTTCTCCGCGATAACTCCCGACGTTTTCGACGCGTCGTGCTGGTGGAGTACCCGCGCGAAGGTCTTTACAGCGTTGGTTTTGTCA
This genomic window from Synechococcus sp. MIT S9220 contains:
- a CDS encoding HpsJ family protein, with the protein product MSAPSQDSSLRAAPLLRWLGITLVLLLALQIGVVLSAADWSDGVFQQLLIERLVSQAPMGFVGLLLMLIGSRLDHPQQLRTPIRWVVCIISAVLAVVMIAVIPLGITGNQSLMGEADQTLEQRRGQLEMARQQSANPENVKVLGEQLAQAGQLPADATEEDKIQAAETFIDKQLSQMTEQIQQAERQRDLTMNQRFFGGTISAVVLAVALVLLALGAVL
- a CDS encoding DUF502 domain-containing protein, whose translation is MVQSNPRPDLPLSARLQNDLKNDLIAGLLVVIPLATTIWLSTIVSKFVLAFVTSIPKQFNPFINLNPLLQDLINLALGLTVPLMGILLIGLMARNIVGRWLLEFGEGTLQRIPLAGSVYKTLKQLLETFLRDNSRRFRRVVLVEYPREGLYSVGFVTGQVGPSLQSDLGQNLLSVFIPTAPNPTTGWYTLVPEASVRELDISVEDAFRTIISAGIVNPDEREAPVNRSFSSLIAQLRASVAPSSS
- the queG gene encoding tRNA epoxyqueuosine(34) reductase QueG, giving the protein MNVPANVAELSLALKQRAEEEGFDPVGIASLPGSQRLQMRTAALQRWLEAGHQADMKWMAAPRRLSAASLLEGAQSILAVGLNYHVAAERHPNRLAVARYAWGRDYHRVVNQRLRRVGRWLETIRPQCRWRVCVDAEPLLDKAWAEEAGLGWIGKHSNVIHPRRGSWMVIGHLITTEHLQADQPAKARCGQCRACIEACPTSAITEPFVVDARRCIAFHTLENRNPELPAAMAEAMGPWVAGCDICQDVCPFNQGAIPSSDDPDVQPRSWLLDLQAEHIQRWTDEDWDERLRGSALRRIKPWMWRRNAAAARPDNPPSVS